In the genome of Chryseobacterium phocaeense, the window AAAAATTTAAAGACCCTTCTGAATACATCCGAAGATGTTGAAGTTCCGTTTAAAAGCGGTTATGAACCCTTACGGACAGAAAATATTCTCGACAGCACCTCAGTTGCCAATAATCCTACGGTGAAAGCTTACTATCAAGAAATGGAAATTGCAGAGAAGAATAAGAATGTGGAAAAATCACAGGGACTTCCGGAATTCAGCCTTGGGCTTACCAGCCAGTCTCTGATTGGTTTTCATACCAAAAACGGCCAGGAAAAATTCTATAATGCAGGCGATAGATTCAACTCTTTCTCGGTAGGCGTAGCCATTCCTCTCACATTTGGTGCTACAAAAGCAAGAATAAAAGCTTTGGAATATGAAAAGCAGGCGGCTGAAACCAACGCAAAAATGCAGGAGAAACAGCTTTCAGCACAATTGGAAAACGCTTTCGGGCAATATCAGCAGGATATTCAGCAGTATGAATATTATGTAAGCCAGGCCATTCCCAATGCTGAAAAAATTGTAAAAGCAGCACAGCTGGGATATAAAACAGGGGAGATCTCCTATGTGGAATATCTTTTTGCCCTGCAGACGGCCACCAATATTCAGCTTAAATATTTAGAATCTATCCAGCAGGTGAACCAATCTGTAGTTACTATTAATTCAATCATCAATCAATAACATGAAAATAAAGCACAATATCATATCTCTTACAGTCATAGCCCTTTTTATGCTCAGTTGTGGAAAAAAGGAAGCTACGGCAGAAAAAGAGGAAGTTAAAACGGAAAAGGCAGAAGCAGGTCATGAAGAAGAGCCGCAAACCATTGCTTCACTCACGGAGGAACAGATAAAGTCAGTTGGGATCTCCCTGGGGCCTGTGGAAATGAAAGAACTCACTTCCACCATCAAAGCAAATGGAATTCTCCGGGTCCCGAACAACAATAAAGCCACCATCACTTCCCTCTATGGCGGAGTGATTAAAACCATTACCGTTCAGGTAGGAAGCATCGTGAAAAAAGGACAGGTGATTGCCACCATCGCCAATCCTGAATTTATACAGCTGCAGGAAGACTATCTGACCACCAACAGCAGAATCACCTATGCAGAGCAGGAGTACAGAAGACAAAAGGAACTGTTCGACAATGATGCGGGAGCAAAGAAAAACCTTCAGAGCTCAGATGCGGAGCTCAGAACATTAAGGACTCGGAGAGCTTCGTTGCTGAAACAGCTTCAGATGATGGGAATCAGCCCCGGTAAAGTAAATAATTCCAATATGAGATCCGGTTTGGTGATCACGGCGCCTATTAGTGGAACGGTCAGCAGTATTTCTGCGCAGATCGGGAGCTATGTAGACGTTTCGTCGCCAGTGGCGGAAATTATTGACAACAATTCGATTCATCTTGATCTGCAGGTTTTTGAAAAAGACCTTCCTAAAATGAAAGTAGGGCAGATTGTTCACTTTAAACTGACCAATAACCCCGAAACTGAATATGATGCCATGGTCTACAGCGTAGGATCCTCTTTTGAAAACGAAAGCAAAACCGTTTCCGTCCATGGCACCGTAACCGGAAATAAGGCAGGTCTTATTGATGGTATGAATATTACAGGAATTGTAAGCCTGGATAAAAATACCACGCCCGCCGTTCCGAATGAAGCCATTGTAGAAGCAGACGGGAAGTATTATGTCTTTATAAAAACCGATAAAAAGCCGGAAGAACATGAGGAGGAAGAGCCTGCTGTTGAAAAAAATGAAGAGGAACCAAAACATGAAGAGAAGACCATCAATTTTGAAAAGATAGAAGTGATAAAAGGTACTTCAGATATGGGTTACACGGCAATTACCCCGGTAAAAGGGATTCCTGCCGATGCCAGAATAGTGGTAAAAGGGGCTTTCTTCGTGAATGCCAAGCTTTCCAATTCCGGAGGACATGAACATTAATCACCACGTAAAATTAAAAGTGATGGCATTAAAAGAAGAACTTGAAGAACAGGGAAACTGGCTGTTTAAATACAGAAGTATCCTGCCGATAGGAATTTTATTCGTAGGATTGGTCGTATTTATCCAGTCGAATCTACAGAAGACCATGACAGACTGTACGGTTTATTTTGAATTTTTCTGTCTGCTGGTAAGTCTTGCAGGCTTGGGAATCAGGATATACACTGTAGGGCATACACCAAAAAATACTTCAGGCAGAAATACCGCGGAGGGACAGGTGGCAGATACATTGAATACCACCGGAATATACAGTATAGTAAGACATCCGCTTTATCTGGGAAATTTCTTTATGTGGCTGGGACCTGCACTGCTTACGGAAAGCTTATGGTTTATAATATCCTTTATCCTGTTCTACTGGATTTATTATGAAAGGATTATGTATGCCGAAGAACAGTTTCTGGAAAGGAAATTCGGAAGCATTTATAAGGAGTGGGCCGCGAAAGTGCCGGCTTTTATTCCTAAATTAGGGATGTTTACCAGAAGCAGTCTGTCATTCAGTATAAAGAAGGTAATCAAGAAAGAAAAGAATGGACTGTTTGCGGTTTTTTTGATTTTTATGGTTTTTGATCTGGTAGGAGAATGGACTAAGCACCATAGCCACTACAATATCTTTTTTGTTATCGGATGTCTACTGACAATGGTGATTTACATCGTCCTGAAAATCATTAAAACAAGAACCACCTATCTGGAAAATAACAGATAAACTTAAAAAATGAGTTATGCTGCTAAATAAGAAAATATCCATCTGGTATTTCATCCGTGAAATAAAATCCCAGATCATCTTTATGGCCATATTTGCCATATCCATCGGGCTGCTGGACCTTCTTCCATGGTTTAAGAAAATATCCCTTCCCCTGAACATTCCGGCTCTTTTAGGAACTGCAGTTTCCTTATTGCTTGCTTTCAGAACTTCCCAATCCTACGAAAGATGGTGGGAGGCCAGAACAGTTTGGGGAGCAATAGTCAATGATTCCAGAACGCTGATGAGGTTGGTGATCCAGTTTTTCCCTGCAGGAGACCCGATGATAAAAGATTTTGCACAAAGACAGATCATCTGGACCTATGCCCTCGGTGAATCCTTGAGGAAACAACCGTTCTCAGATAAAGTCCAGCAATATCTGGATGAGCATCAGATAAGAGGAACAAACATTCCGAATGCACTTCTGGATGCGCACTCCGTACAGTTAAGAGAAGTTGCTTCTTCAAAAGGGCTGACGGATTTCCAGCAAATGCAGCTCAATGATATCATCACGCGGCTCTGCGATAGTATGGGAAAATGTGAAAGACTGAAGAACACGGTTTTTCCACGGTCGTACAGCATTCTCCTGCATAGCCTGATCTATGTTTTTGCAGCGATCCTTCCGTTTGGATTGGATGATGGACAGCTGGCCGTTGAAATCATCATCACATTCCTGATCCCGGTGATGTTTCTTGCTATAGAGAAAACATCCATCATTATGCAGGACCCCTTTGAAAACGGACCGGTGGATACTCCTGTCACTTCATTGGCCCAAACCATCGAGATCAATATAAGACAGATGACAGGTGAGCAGAATGTCCCTGCCAAAAAGGAAAATCCTTTATACTACGAAATGTAACAGATTCAAAATTTAAAATGATGAACGATACAAAAATACAAACCACTTCACCGGCCAGCAGGCATAAAAAAAATCTGCTTCTGGTCCTGTGTTTAAGCGGAACCTATATGATCGCCGAAGTTATTGGCGGGATCGTTACCCAGAGCCTTGCCCTTCTGGCTGATGCGGCACATATGCTGACTGATGTTGTGGGCCTGTTTTTAGCATTTATTGCCATAAAAATAGGAGAGCGGAAAGCAGATCCGGGAAAAACATTTGGCTATTACCGGACCGAAATACTCGCTGCAGTCATCAATGCGGTAATATTGCTTGGGATTTCCATTTATGTTTTGTATGAAGCTTATCAGCGGTTTCAGGACCCGCCGGCTATTCAGAGTAAAACGATGCTGATTGTAGCAGGAATCGGCCTTGTGGTGAATATTATAGGAATGATGATCCTCCGGAAAGATTCAGAAGGCAGCCTCAATATGAAAGGAGCCTATTTTGAAGTCCTTTCCGATATGCTGACCTCCATTGGCGTGATGATTGCCGGTGTAATTATGCTGACCACAGGCTGGTATTATGCTGACCCGATTATTTCTGCAGCAATAGGACTGCTGATCTTCCCGAGAACATGGCGTTTACTGAAAGAAGCTGTAAATGTATTGCTGGAAGGAACCCCGAAAGATGTGGATATCCATAAGCTGCGTAAAACCCTGGAAGAAATTCCCGGTGTGAAAAATGTTCATGATCTCCACGTGTGGTCATTAACTTCAAGTGTGAATGCCATGAGTGCGCATATCGTTAAAGATAATGGAATCGCTCAAAATCAGTTACTGAAAACATTAACAGAGGTGACTACTTCCAATTTTAAGATCAGCCATACCACTTTTCAGATCGAAGAAGAGGGCTATGACGAACAGGAAGTACATCTTTAAAAAATCAACCTTATCCTATGAAAAAAGATATAGAAAATAAACTCATCGATAAAAATACCAAACCTACCAGTATGAGGATTCTGGTATATGACTTTCTAAGCACGCAGGAAGCAGCATTGTCCCTTTCCGAAGTGGAAAATCATTTCGAAAATGCAGACCGGACGACCATTTACCGTACTTTGAAGACTTTTGAAGAAAAAGGCATCGTACACAGCATTCAGGAAAATACCACCACAAAATACAAATTATGTGATGATGGCTGTGATGAAAAGACCCATAAAGACTGGCATCTGCATTTTTACTGTAAAATTTGCAGGCAGACCACCTGCAGGGAAGATATTTCCTTTCCAGAGAATATCCAGACGAGTTTCAGGATTGATGAAATAAGGCTTTTTGCCAAAGGAATCTGTGAAAACTGCCTTGAAAGTTTGCAATAGCATTGCATTCACTTTAACCCTAATTTTACATAAAAATAGTACTTATGGAAGAATGTTGTAGCACAAAACCAAAAAATAGAGAACCTCACAAACATGATCATTCCGAAGGAGACGGCCACGATCATTCGCATGATACCGGAGATAAAACGATCTTTCAGCTGTTTCTGCCGGCTATCATATCTTTCGTGCTGTTGCTCATTGGAATCGCATTGGATAATTATATAAAAACTGAATGGTTTACAGGATGGGTACGTCTTGCGTGGTATCTGGCAGCTTATGTGCCTGTAGGTCTTCCGGTTTTAAAAGAAGCTTATGAAAGTATCATACAGGGCGATGTGTTCTCCGAGTTTTTCCTGATGGGAATTGCAACAGTGGGTGCATTTGTGATCGGCGAATATCCGGAAGGGGTAGCCGTAATGCTTTTCTATTCCGTGGGTGAAGTATTCCAGGGAATGGCCGTTTCAAGAGCGAAAGGAAACATTAAGGCATTACTGGATCAGCGTCCGGATGAGGTGACCATTCTTGAAGGCAGCCAGCCCAAAACCATTAAAGCCAAAGAAACCAGAATAGGAGATATCATCCAGCTGAAGCCGGGCGAAAAACTGGCGCTGGACGGTGAACTGATGACGGTATCGGCTTCATTCAATACCGCAGCGCTGACGGGTGAAAGCAAGCCGGATACAAAAGAGAAAGGAGACACAGTTCTGGCCGGAATGATCAATATGAACAGCATTGCCCTTGTAAAGGTGAACACAGCCTATGAAGACAGTAAACTGAGTAAGATTCTGGAGCTGGTGCAGAATGCTACCTCACAAAAAGCTCCCACGGAATTATTCATCAGAAAATTTGCAAAGGTTTATACCCCTATCGTGGTTTTTCTTGCCATAGGAATTTGTCTTCTGCCTTATTTTTTTGTCAATGATTACGTGTTCAGGGACTGGCTGTACAAAGCATTGGTTTTCCTGGTGATCTCATGTCCATGTGCGCTGGTGATCTCAATTCCGCTGGGATATTTTGGTGGAATCGGGGCTGCGAGCCGGAACGGGATTTTATTTAAAGGAAGTAATTTCCTGGACAGTATTGCAGAAATCCGGAATGTAGTGATGGATAAAACAGGAACCATGACAGAAGGTGTTTTCAAAGTGCAGGAAGTAAGCATCAAGCCGGAATTCAATAAAGAAGAAATCCTGAAACTGGTGAATGCACTGGAAAGCAAAAGCACCCACCCTGTAGCTACAGCCATTCACAATTATGCCGGTGAAATTGATCATTCCATCCCATTGGAGAATGTAGAGGAAATCGCAGGACATGGTTTAAAAGCCATAGTCAACGGAAAAGAACTGTTGGTAGGAAACTTTAAGCTGATGGATCAGTTTAAGATCAGCTACGATATCAATCATGCCAATATTGTGTACACCATTATTGCTATAGCTTATGATAAAAAGTTTGCAGGATACATTACCATTGCAGACAGCATAAAAGAAGATGCCAAAGAAACTGTTGACAGTCTTCACAGGATGGACGTGAAAGCTACCATGCTTAGCGGCGATAAAAGCACCGTTGTCAAATACGTAGCCGATCAGCTGGGCATCGACAGTGCATTTGGAGACATGTTGCCGGAAGATAAAGTGAATAAGGTAAAAGAGATCAAAGCGAAGAACCAGACCGTTGCCTTTGTAGGTGATGGCGTAAATGATGCTCCGGTAGTTGCCCTCAGCGATGTGGGAATTGCCATGGGCGGACTCGGCAGTGATGCCACAATTGAAACAGCAGATGTCGTAATTCAGGATGACAGACCCAGTAAAATCCCGATGGCTATTAATATCGGAAAACAGACTAAGAAGATCGTATGGCAGAATATTATTTTAGCCTTTGCGGTAAAAGCAGTGGTTCTTATACTGGGAGCCGGAGGTCTGGCCACGATGTGGGAAGCAGTATTTGCAGATGTAGGAGTTGCATTATTAGCTATTTTAAATGCAGTGAGAATTCAGCGGATGAGATTTTAGGAGGTAGGAGGTTTTAGGTTGCAGGTGTCGGGTAATGAATTTCAGGTTGCAGATAAAGCAATGAGTTATTAGCAGTATAAAATTTTATCGGAGATAAAATCCTTGCGCCTTAAAAAGCCTTTATAAAGCACTCGCGCCTTTGCGATTAAAAACAACATCATCCTTTTAAAAATAAAAACATTCAAACCTTATAGGCCACCAGGACCTGTAAGGTTTTTTTTGTAAAAAAATCCACAACATCTGAAAAAAACAGTTTATCTTCCCTAATCCCTAATCCCTAATCCCTAATCCCTAATCCCTAATCCCAAAATAATAATGACATTCATCATACTATACACCAGAAACTCAAATTGAGTAGTATATTTGTAACACAGAACTGATCATTGAGATTTTTTATTTCCATATTCATCATTTTTACCATTGCATTACGCCCTGTTTTGCCATTGGTGAATTATGCCGTGAACTATGATTATATTGTAAAAAATCTTTGCGAGAACCGAAATGTACCTCAGTCAACGTGTAAAGGAAAATGCTACGTCAGCAAAGAACTGGCAAAAACCGAAAAGCAATCCAATAACTCACAGGTCATCAAAATATCTGTGCTGGATGTTTTTATTTCCCACGATATACTTGCTTCTCTGAATCATCACACGTCTGATCAGGAATGTCAATCTGTGGCGTCTGGGTACTTATTTGATCATACTTCAGATTATTTCTCACGGATATTTCATCCTCCTTTGTCTTAAGAGTATAATTTAAACTAAATGCTTAGTTGATTTTGGCTTTTCTTTCCATTGAGGCTTTTAAAGGCCGTTTTGAGGGAATGAAGTTTAAAACCCACTTGTAAATTATATTAAATTTAGTTTAATAATTATCCATTTTTTGTTCAATACAATTATCAATTTCAATTTTAAATCAAAATGAAATCAAAGATTATTTTAACGGCACTACTGTCAGTTTCACTATTGGCATGTGCCCAGGAAACCCCTAAAGTAAAGCATAAAAAGACTACAGCTGCATCAAAATCCAATGCAAAAAACGTAAAATTTGCCAACGCGGAAGATCCGATCTGCCATATGAAAACAGAGCCCGATATGAAAGATACGGCAGTCTATAAAAATAAAACGTATGGTTTTTGCAGTACGTACTGTAAAGATGAGTTCAAGAAAAATCCTGAAAAATATGCCCAGAAATAAAAAGACCGGTACCGGAGCAAAAACTAAGGTGATCATCCCGATCGTTATTTTTGCCCTTCTTTTTCTGGGAATAGGAGTAGGAATGGGATATTTTAAAAAGAACCTGTACACCGTAATGAAGGTCCCTGATTTTGAACTTACCGACCAGAATAATAAAAAGATCACCAATAAAGATATGCTAGGAAAGGTATATCTCGTTGAATTTTTCTTCAGCAGGTGCCCTACCATTTGTCCGGTAATGAACCGGAACATGAGGTTTATTGAAGATGAGATCAACAGTCCTGAATTTGGGATTATTTCAATAAGCATTGATCCTGAAAATGATACTCCCGCTGCGTTGAAAGAGCACGCCAGAATGGTAGGTGCAAAATCTCCCGACTGGCATTTTCTTACCGGTGACAGGGATTATATCGGAAAGCTGGCGGATCAGTTCAATATTTATGTCGGAGATAAGGAAGATGATAGCGAGAGTCTGAACCATAGCGGAATGATTGCGTTGGTGGATAAAGAAGGAAATATCCGCTGCAGATACAATAAAGATCATATGCCGATCCTGTATTATTCAGGATTGAACTATGAAGATCCGGAAGGAAAAACCCCGAAACTAACCGGGAAATACCATCCGGATAGGGAAATTTTGATCGAGGATATTAAAAAGCTATTGAAATAGATTGGGGAAAGGAAGATGAAAGAATGAAGTTGGAAGTTAATGAAGAGGTTAGAAGCTATGACAGTGATTTGTTGAAAGAGATAAAGAATCAGATGAAACGGTAATAAAGAAGCAGAGTGATTTTTAGACTGAAATATCTTCCTGCTTCCATCCTCCATCTCCCATTCTAAAGAAAAAAATATTTGTTAAACCATAAAAACAAAACGTTATGAAGATTTTGAAAATAGCAGCTTTAAGTGCCGTATTTGCCGCACAGTTTGCTTTTGCGCAGTTCAAGCAGACGCCGCTTCCGTATGCCTATAATGCACTGGAAGGTTCAGTAGATGCACAGACTATGGAAATTCACTATTCAAAGCATGCCGCAGCGTATGTTGCCAACCTGAATAAAGCGATTGCAGGAACACCACAGGAAAAGCAGACCTTGTTCCAGATCCTTTCCGGAGTTTCAAAGCTTAGTCCGGCAGTGAGAAATAATGCAGGGGGACATTACAACCATGAGCTTTTCTGGACGGTTCTTACGCCTGTAAAAGATACAAAGCCATCTGAAAAGCTGGCAAAGGCGATCAATGAGGCTTTCGGAAGTATGGATGCATTTAAAGAAAAGATCAGCAAAGCCGGTGCAGACCGTTTCGCCTCAGGATGGGCGTGGCTTTCTGTGGATAAGAACGGAAAACTGTTTGTTTCTTCAACCGGCAATCAGGATAATCCTTTGATGGATGTAGTGGACGAAAAAGGAACTCCCATCTTGGGAATTGATGTCTGGGAGCATGCTTACTACCTGAAATACCAGAATAAAAGAGCGGATTATCTGACGGCCATCTGGAATGTGCTTAACTGGAAAGAAGTAAGCAGAAGATACGATGAAGCTTTAAGCAAAAAATAATAACAGATGAATGTAATTTGCAGCATATTCCTCACTCTTTATATGGCGTTCAGACCCCTGATCCCATTGGTGGAGTATGCTGTAAATTATGATTATATTTCCACAACGCTATGCGTTAATAAAAGCAAACCGGAACTTCACTGTAACGGAAAATGCTATCTGAGCAAAGAACTTGCAAAGACGAATGGTTCTGATTCTTCGCCTTTAAACAAAGCTAAAAATTCAGGGCAGAAAATTATCGATACCTGCACACTTCCTGAGATCGCAGTGATTCAAAAAGCAGATCAACCGATTCCCCAGAATCTCAATTTTCTCTATGAAACAGCTTATTCTTTTCTGTTTCTGAAACATATCTTCAAACCACCGGTTTTTTAAGCCAGATTTTATCATTAGCACAACCGCAGAAAGCAAAACGTTTTCCAGTATTCCGGATGCCTTAGATTTTAAATGAATATCAAAGATTTTCAAAAAACTTAAGTGCTCTTTTCATCCGGTTTTTACTAGACTTTAAATAACTAAAGTGTAAAAAAAATTTTGTCCCTTTTGTGGTAAAAAAAAGGTACCTATTAATCTGTGAACCATTAAGTCTCATTAAGTTTTTAAGAATATTAAGAGCAGCTCCGCTTTAAGAATACAGCTAAAAAAAATCACTTGATTTTTTCTTAATTTTTCTTATCTCCTTTATTCTTCTTAATGGTTCAAATACAACATTAATCTGTATCAGACTTTATGTGAAGAAATTGAATGTTTATCTCATTCAAAAAGCATTTCTATTTCAAAAAATTCAACTTAAAAAATCAAAATGAAAATCTATAAATTTTTATCATTATTCTTTATTGTCGTTACTTTATTCACCCTCTCATCATGCGGAAACAGCGATGATGAAGATCCGCAGGGCGACGTTACAACAGGAAACCTTCAGATCAAATTTGAAAACGGTTTTAATAACCTCGGAAATATTGTTTTAAATCAAACCGTTCAAACGTCTGCTGCCGGACAGAAGCATCTGTTCTCCACGCTGAAATATATAGTCAGCAATATCACCTTGATTGATGAAAACGGGAATGAGTTTAAATACAATGAAAATAATCCCGATAAAGGTGCCTTCATTATAGACCAGGCTGATGCCGTAGCGGGAGTCATTTATATCGACCTGAACGGAATTCCGAAAAATAATTACAAAAAAGTAAAATTCGGATTAGGGATCAGTCAGAAGGCTTATCTGCTGGGGCAGGACGGGCAGGCTGAGTTCTGGAACAAAGCCAAGCAGAAAGGAATGTCATGGTCGTGGGCTGCGGGTTATATTTTTGTAAAGCTCGAAGGAAAATACGGAACAGGGGCTGCCGATACGGAATTCATGAACCATGCCGGAAATATGGGAAATGTAACGGCTAATAACACCCCTGATCTTTACCGGGAAATTACGTTAAACCTTCCCACAACGGCCAGGGTAACTTCCCAGGTGAAGCCTTCTATCCATATTCTGGCTGACCTTAATCAGTTTTTAAGTGGCAGCAGATCCCTTACCCTGGATACTGCCAATAATATGATGATGGGCTCGGGCCAGCATCTGGTGGATGTTACCGATAACCTTACTGCAATGTTTAAAGTAGACCATGTACACAATGACTAGAATTTTCTTGAAGACAGCACTGGTCGTCATTACTTTCCTGAGCTGCCTGTCCTGTTCTGATGAGGTGATCCAGCCTCTGGAGAAAGATGAAGCGTATCGGTTGGAATTTCCGTCTTATTTTCCTGAAATGACATTTGATGCATCCGGAAATCCGGTCACTAAAAATGGTGTGGAGCTCGGGCGGAAATTGTTTTATGAAGGGAGGCTATCGATGAACAATACCATTTCATGCGGATTCTGCCATATTCAGGAGAATGCTTTCACCCATCACGGGCATAACGTGAGCCATGGGGTGGATGACAGAATCGGAATACGGAACGCACCTCCGATCCAGAATATGGCCTTTCTGAAACGTTATATGTGGGACGGTGTCATCCATAATCTGAATGAACAGCCCATTATTCCCATTACGGATGCCAATGAAATGGACAGTTCCATGCCTGAAGTGATTGCTAAATTGAAAGATGACCAGAAATATAAAAAACTTTTCATGGCAGCTTACGGAGATGAAAATATGACCGGAGAGAGACTATTAAAAGCTTTATCCCAGTTTATGGTAAGCATGATTTCTGCAGATTCAAAGTATGACAGATTCAGACAGGGGAAAGAAGTTTTAACCGCTGAAGAGTCTCAGGGAATGATGCTGTTTCAGCAAAAATGCGCGTCCTGCCACAGCGGAGAATTATTTACCGATGAAAGCTTCAGAAACACGGGAATGTATTACAATGAACAGTTCAAGGATGCCGGACGTCACCGGGTAACGCTGGATCAGAATGACTGGATGAAGTTCCGGGTTCCAAGCCTGAGAAATGTGGAATACACAAAACCTTATATGCATGACGGAAGGTTCTATACGCTGGAAACAGTCCTTAATTTCTATTCAGATAATGTTGAGGATAATCCC includes:
- a CDS encoding efflux RND transporter periplasmic adaptor subunit, producing MKIKHNIISLTVIALFMLSCGKKEATAEKEEVKTEKAEAGHEEEPQTIASLTEEQIKSVGISLGPVEMKELTSTIKANGILRVPNNNKATITSLYGGVIKTITVQVGSIVKKGQVIATIANPEFIQLQEDYLTTNSRITYAEQEYRRQKELFDNDAGAKKNLQSSDAELRTLRTRRASLLKQLQMMGISPGKVNNSNMRSGLVITAPISGTVSSISAQIGSYVDVSSPVAEIIDNNSIHLDLQVFEKDLPKMKVGQIVHFKLTNNPETEYDAMVYSVGSSFENESKTVSVHGTVTGNKAGLIDGMNITGIVSLDKNTTPAVPNEAIVEADGKYYVFIKTDKKPEEHEEEEPAVEKNEEEPKHEEKTINFEKIEVIKGTSDMGYTAITPVKGIPADARIVVKGAFFVNAKLSNSGGHEH
- a CDS encoding methyltransferase family protein, which translates into the protein MNINHHVKLKVMALKEELEEQGNWLFKYRSILPIGILFVGLVVFIQSNLQKTMTDCTVYFEFFCLLVSLAGLGIRIYTVGHTPKNTSGRNTAEGQVADTLNTTGIYSIVRHPLYLGNFFMWLGPALLTESLWFIISFILFYWIYYERIMYAEEQFLERKFGSIYKEWAAKVPAFIPKLGMFTRSSLSFSIKKVIKKEKNGLFAVFLIFMVFDLVGEWTKHHSHYNIFFVIGCLLTMVIYIVLKIIKTRTTYLENNR
- a CDS encoding bestrophin family protein encodes the protein MLLNKKISIWYFIREIKSQIIFMAIFAISIGLLDLLPWFKKISLPLNIPALLGTAVSLLLAFRTSQSYERWWEARTVWGAIVNDSRTLMRLVIQFFPAGDPMIKDFAQRQIIWTYALGESLRKQPFSDKVQQYLDEHQIRGTNIPNALLDAHSVQLREVASSKGLTDFQQMQLNDIITRLCDSMGKCERLKNTVFPRSYSILLHSLIYVFAAILPFGLDDGQLAVEIIITFLIPVMFLAIEKTSIIMQDPFENGPVDTPVTSLAQTIEINIRQMTGEQNVPAKKENPLYYEM
- a CDS encoding cation diffusion facilitator family transporter, with translation MNDTKIQTTSPASRHKKNLLLVLCLSGTYMIAEVIGGIVTQSLALLADAAHMLTDVVGLFLAFIAIKIGERKADPGKTFGYYRTEILAAVINAVILLGISIYVLYEAYQRFQDPPAIQSKTMLIVAGIGLVVNIIGMMILRKDSEGSLNMKGAYFEVLSDMLTSIGVMIAGVIMLTTGWYYADPIISAAIGLLIFPRTWRLLKEAVNVLLEGTPKDVDIHKLRKTLEEIPGVKNVHDLHVWSLTSSVNAMSAHIVKDNGIAQNQLLKTLTEVTTSNFKISHTTFQIEEEGYDEQEVHL
- a CDS encoding Fur family transcriptional regulator, whose translation is MKKDIENKLIDKNTKPTSMRILVYDFLSTQEAALSLSEVENHFENADRTTIYRTLKTFEEKGIVHSIQENTTTKYKLCDDGCDEKTHKDWHLHFYCKICRQTTCREDISFPENIQTSFRIDEIRLFAKGICENCLESLQ
- a CDS encoding heavy metal translocating P-type ATPase, which codes for MGIATVGAFVIGEYPEGVAVMLFYSVGEVFQGMAVSRAKGNIKALLDQRPDEVTILEGSQPKTIKAKETRIGDIIQLKPGEKLALDGELMTVSASFNTAALTGESKPDTKEKGDTVLAGMINMNSIALVKVNTAYEDSKLSKILELVQNATSQKAPTELFIRKFAKVYTPIVVFLAIGICLLPYFFVNDYVFRDWLYKALVFLVISCPCALVISIPLGYFGGIGAASRNGILFKGSNFLDSIAEIRNVVMDKTGTMTEGVFKVQEVSIKPEFNKEEILKLVNALESKSTHPVATAIHNYAGEIDHSIPLENVEEIAGHGLKAIVNGKELLVGNFKLMDQFKISYDINHANIVYTIIAIAYDKKFAGYITIADSIKEDAKETVDSLHRMDVKATMLSGDKSTVVKYVADQLGIDSAFGDMLPEDKVNKVKEIKAKNQTVAFVGDGVNDAPVVALSDVGIAMGGLGSDATIETADVVIQDDRPSKIPMAINIGKQTKKIVWQNIILAFAVKAVVLILGAGGLATMWEAVFADVGVALLAILNAVRIQRMRF
- a CDS encoding YHS domain-containing protein; protein product: MKSKIILTALLSVSLLACAQETPKVKHKKTTAASKSNAKNVKFANAEDPICHMKTEPDMKDTAVYKNKTYGFCSTYCKDEFKKNPEKYAQK
- a CDS encoding SCO family protein — its product is MPRNKKTGTGAKTKVIIPIVIFALLFLGIGVGMGYFKKNLYTVMKVPDFELTDQNNKKITNKDMLGKVYLVEFFFSRCPTICPVMNRNMRFIEDEINSPEFGIISISIDPENDTPAALKEHARMVGAKSPDWHFLTGDRDYIGKLADQFNIYVGDKEDDSESLNHSGMIALVDKEGNIRCRYNKDHMPILYYSGLNYEDPEGKTPKLTGKYHPDREILIEDIKKLLK
- a CDS encoding superoxide dismutase — its product is MKILKIAALSAVFAAQFAFAQFKQTPLPYAYNALEGSVDAQTMEIHYSKHAAAYVANLNKAIAGTPQEKQTLFQILSGVSKLSPAVRNNAGGHYNHELFWTVLTPVKDTKPSEKLAKAINEAFGSMDAFKEKISKAGADRFASGWAWLSVDKNGKLFVSSTGNQDNPLMDVVDEKGTPILGIDVWEHAYYLKYQNKRADYLTAIWNVLNWKEVSRRYDEALSKK
- a CDS encoding MbnP family protein translates to MKIYKFLSLFFIVVTLFTLSSCGNSDDEDPQGDVTTGNLQIKFENGFNNLGNIVLNQTVQTSAAGQKHLFSTLKYIVSNITLIDENGNEFKYNENNPDKGAFIIDQADAVAGVIYIDLNGIPKNNYKKVKFGLGISQKAYLLGQDGQAEFWNKAKQKGMSWSWAAGYIFVKLEGKYGTGAADTEFMNHAGNMGNVTANNTPDLYREITLNLPTTARVTSQVKPSIHILADLNQFLSGSRSLTLDTANNMMMGSGQHLVDVTDNLTAMFKVDHVHND
- a CDS encoding cytochrome-c peroxidase, encoding MTRIFLKTALVVITFLSCLSCSDEVIQPLEKDEAYRLEFPSYFPEMTFDASGNPVTKNGVELGRKLFYEGRLSMNNTISCGFCHIQENAFTHHGHNVSHGVDDRIGIRNAPPIQNMAFLKRYMWDGVIHNLNEQPIIPITDANEMDSSMPEVIAKLKDDQKYKKLFMAAYGDENMTGERLLKALSQFMVSMISADSKYDRFRQGKEVLTAEESQGMMLFQQKCASCHSGELFTDESFRNTGMYYNEQFKDAGRHRVTLDQNDWMKFRVPSLRNVEYTKPYMHDGRFYTLETVLNFYSDNVEDNPNLDPQLKKNGHIGIAMNTQEKQFIIAFLKTLSDKNFISNPKFAE